CGCGAGGATGAGGCCGGAGCGTTGGCGGCTGCCCTTGAAGACGTGGGGCAGCAGCTGGGTCGTCCGGATCAGGTGGCTCCTGTCGTAGCCGCACTGCGCTTCAATCGCGCAACTGCGTGGCCACGAAATCCCAGTTGACGATTTTCCAGAACGCGTCCAGGTATCGGCCGCGTTCGTTCTGGTAGTCGGTGTAATACGCGTGTTCCCACACATCGCAGGCCAGCAGCGGGGTGCTCTGGCCGGTCAGCGGGGTGCCGGCGTTACGGGTGGCCTGGATCGCCAGCGCACCATTGGGGTGCTGCACCAGCCACACCCAGCCGGCGCCGAACACGCCCAGCGCGACCCGGTCGAATTCCTCGCGCAACCGCTTCGCGTCGCCGAAATGGCGGCTGATCAGTTCGCCCAGCCGCCCCTGCGGTTCGCCACCGCCGCGCGGGTGCAGGCACTGCCAATAGAACGCGTGGTTCCAGGCCTGGGCGGCCGCGTCGAACAGGCTGCCCTGGCTCTGCCGCACGATCTCTTCCAGCGGCAGCTCGGCCAGCTCGGTGCCCTCGATGCGTGCATTTACCGCATCCACGTAACCCCGGTGATGCTGGCCATGGTGCAGGTCCAGGGTGGTAGCCGACAGATGCGGCTGCAGGGCGGTGCGGTCATAGGGCAGGCGGGGGAGTTCGAGGGGCATGGGTCGCTGCAGGCTGGAGACGGGGCGCCGGAGGCAGGGCCAGTAGGATTACAATGACCGTCTGGGAAGTCTATCCGACCGGCGAGGTCGGGTGTCCCGTGGCGCAGGGAGAGTCGTGGTGGCGGTAATGCAAGAGATCCAGGCCGAAGTGGACAAGTACCCCCTCGTGTTGTTCATGAAGGGCACCCCGCAGTACCCCATGTGCGGCTTCTCCAGCCGCGCCGTGCAGGCCCTGATGGCCGCCGGTGCCGTGTCGCTGCGCACCGTCAACGTGCTGGAACTGCCCGAGGTCCGGGCCAACCTGGCGCGCTTCTCCAACCTGCCGACGTTCCCGCAGCTGTTCATCAATGGCGAGCTGATCGGCGGCTGCGACATCATCCAGGAGCTGTTCGAATCCGGCGAACTCAAGCGGATCGTCGAAGAGGCATCTCAGCCGTGAGTGCGGTCCCGTCCGTTGCGGTCGGGACCGCATCGCTTGCCGATCGCGTCATCCTGGTGGCCGGTGCGGGTGGGGGTCTGGGCAGTGCCGCCGCCATTGCCTGCGCCGCCGCGGGTGCCACCGTGGTCCTGCTGGGGCGCAAGCCGCGCC
This is a stretch of genomic DNA from Stenotrophomonas rhizophila. It encodes these proteins:
- a CDS encoding superoxide dismutase, which translates into the protein MPLELPRLPYDRTALQPHLSATTLDLHHGQHHRGYVDAVNARIEGTELAELPLEEIVRQSQGSLFDAAAQAWNHAFYWQCLHPRGGGEPQGRLGELISRHFGDAKRLREEFDRVALGVFGAGWVWLVQHPNGALAIQATRNAGTPLTGQSTPLLACDVWEHAYYTDYQNERGRYLDAFWKIVNWDFVATQLRD
- the grxD gene encoding Grx4 family monothiol glutaredoxin, coding for MAVMQEIQAEVDKYPLVLFMKGTPQYPMCGFSSRAVQALMAAGAVSLRTVNVLELPEVRANLARFSNLPTFPQLFINGELIGGCDIIQELFESGELKRIVEEASQP